gatgGCAGGTGACGCCTCCCTTTCCAATAGTGTTGGGTATACATCCAGTGATACACTTTGAGGTTAGTCCCGATTTTCTATGATTATGCATTCCTACTTATCTTAGAAAAGATTTTTCTCtggatcccacatcagttggagagaagaacgagtgccagcaaaaacgctgggcctcgaagagagatggattatgagatcccacgtcagttggagaggagaacatatctttttttataagggcgtggaaacctctccctaacggATGCAATTTAAAGACctactagtagtgggtttgagttgttacagatctactagcggtgggcttgggctgttacagatctactagcggtgggtttgaacGGTTTCTCTCAATGTGTTTTCTCTCAAAAGTTGGCACTTAAAAGATGTGTCCACACAAATGGACACCTAATATCATTCACTGATCTTTTACTTGCAGGAGTTGGGGTTGCCCCATTCTGTTCCTGGACGGCAGCAGAAACTGCAGTTCACATTTGGAAGTCAAGTGGTGTTGCCTCCTGAGAGCTTCCTGACACTCAGGCTTCCATTTGTTTATGGTGTGCAACTTGAGGATGGAAGTCTTCACCCTCTGAACCCTCTCCAACATCAACCTGAAGCGACTGCATGGATAATTGGGGGCACAACGTTAGAAATCCTGTCAAAGCCTGGCTGTCTGGATCAGGGATCTCAAACATaatcaaaatcttaaaacaTTGGAAACTTGATCTGTATGAAGGGTTTCAATCATTCAACCAAAAAGATGTTTCTAAGGCTGAATCATTCCCcaatgctgctgctgcttcctCCAAAACTCCCCCATGCTGCACAAGATTAAACAAAACAAGTCGGAATATGTTCTTATGAAGTGTTCTCATTTAGTTCTTAAATGTTTCATATTAGTTTGTTACAACTGATATTTGCTTGTATAGATGACTTTCTTTGTTTGTAGTTTGGAATTGGGCAATGAAGATTTGTGGAGCTTTTCAAATTGGATATTGGATTAGTTCATGTGGTACATATATAACTTCAAAGATTTGGTGAAATTTAATCTCtatgaattcaaaattcaaatggcTTTACAATACAAAGTTGctgattaaaataattacaatcTCTGTATTGGTTTAAAGGGTTAAactgaaaaggaagaagaaaaatagagagattAAGATGTGATTAGAACTCAAATCCATGGTTAAGAAGTGCCCCCGTAAGCCAAAGCTTCAGATTCGGCAAGTTCATGTCCATCTCACAATTTCTCACCTGCAAAAAACAGATTTACAATGGCATAGCATGAGCCATTGGGAAGCAAACCAAAAAGTTCATCTCAAGAGAATCAGATTGTATGTAAGAAAGTAATTACATTAATGGTAGCTGTGAGAATGAATCTGTCAGAAGCAGAGGCCAAATTGGAGCTTTGAATACTGAAGCTGGTGAGGGATTCAAGAACCTTGTAAAGAGACATGGCTACTCTTTCACCCATTTTGCATACCAGCCTCAAATAAAACCCTCTTTCCTCCACTTGAAACACATCCAGCTTTGAATGAAAGAACACAGCCAAATTGCACATTATTAACACACCTTAGCGTCACAATTTCATCACAGACCAGAGCATGAAGTTTTATCTGATCTTACAACTTGAAATGTACCTGAATTATTTTGCAGGGGAGGAATTGGCCAGAATGTGAAGTTTGAACAATCTTCTTGTGGTTTTGACCTCGATGACTCGTTTGTGTTTCGTTGATTGAGGATTCCAAAACTGATATCTCCGCTTTCAGCTTCTTCGCCTGCACTTGTAGCTCCTTCACGTACAGCACTGCGTCCCCAACAATGGAAGCCTTATCCATCTGCATTTTTCCACATCATGAATTCGTTCTTTTACCATTTCATTCAAAAAACATCGACaaaatttgttgttcttgaatgattttgagattttaacGATTTCAAAATCATCCACGGTTTGAATTTAGAATTGAACATGTTTgatattaactattttaaaattgctAGCCGACCTAACCTACATGACCTAACATAGAATTTCGAATGTGAGTATCGATTTCTCATACCTTAGTTATATTTGGAACCAATGAACGCAATGCATAAAGCTTTTCCTTCATCCTTCCTCTTCTCCTACGCTCGGAAATCAAAGTTCTGGATCGATCGACCTTCGATTTCTTCGACGTTGTGACGGAAGAGTTCTCAACAGAAGTAtcgtcttcatcttcatcttcgttttcaacttctttcaTGATGCTATTAAAACTCTCCAATGAACTAAACAAAGAATTAGGATCTGAATTCATGACGATATTGGAATCCAGAATGTATTCCGCGCTAGGATCGAGGCGATTGTCGACATTCATAAAATCAAGGTCGAGGTTATCAAATATCGGATTCTCGCTCCCTCCACGAATCAGATTCACATATTGATCGAAGTTGTCGCCATGGATGAAATCTTGAAGCTCAAACTCATTGATGTTCATCATCAAATGCTTCCCGACGTGCTCCATGTCAAACGTTACAGTACTTTGAATGAGGCAATTGATTGATGGATTAAGATAAAGTGATTAATGGATTAACTTATAAACAGAGGAAATGAAGGAATCagtgtgaaaaaaaaaattgattaaatggACGAAACATGACATGTGATGCTTAAACCCCAAaaacatgaattttaaaattttaaaaattatttaataatcttcgttaaataaatattgacaTCTTccacatttttaaatattaaatgatataataaatataaaattaaacaatatgTCCCccacaatttataaataaggttAAAGTTTTCGCatatatacaaatttaaaattttatagaccaattaaatattttttaaattttaaaagtaatttaattataaaaaaactcataatatttatttttaaaactaaattaataaaaaaaaatattttaaagtttagtttaaagggtatttttttaagattatttccattcaaaattaatggtaatttttaaattttaaaaaataatcattagTTGATTAGCAATAATTAATCGTAATTAACTGATTGGATCTATAATGACATAAGGTTAAATGCATATCAACtccttttcatcttcaaaatatATAGTTAATTAAGTTGTTAACTAAATGTCAACTTAGCTTTGGTCATTTCGCTTCTCTAAATGGatggttaattaattaattaattatgtgattaattatttaattgttgccattttttaaaaaaatatcaaatcatacaataattatataattggtGTGATTTGTTCTTGGGGAGGCCTAATCTGAGGAAGGGATGACTTTTGTTGgtgaataaaattaattaaaaaaaaatggtatcgTTTTGAAAAAATGGCGTGCTTAAACGATACctaaatttctttaattattttaattagtatGAATTTATCGAGTCTAAatctatttataaatatttaaatctttaaatattttattttaagaatattcgTAGTATATTTTAAGgacgatatatatatattttttatggatGATATAGGAagaatatgattaaaataattgttgtatttataaagtttaatttaCTAAATTGTGATAATAGAAATGATTAAATGCCACCTGTCATTTTGTAGTTTTGACTTAGAGAGAATCTTCAACGGAAACGGAAGAAACGGTATGGGTTTCATCATGCACGGCATGATTGTGGGCTATTATTGGCTGTCGGCCCATAAAATTTTCGGCACGCagccattttattttaatttatttttgtaataataaatttgtgtgAAAAATGTTTAAGCTTGTTTTGTgagtttaattatatattgatttaacttaattaattGTGTTTGACACAAGACTCCCACGTGGAAATAGCATTTTCGACGGACGTCTCCACGTGCTATGAACCAATGAGGCGTTGCCAAGTCGCTGAGTCATCACTTTAATTCATTCTTAATCGCCCACCACCTTCCGCCTACGTGTGATTAGTCGTTTTGATTGTTTATTAATTGGGCCGTTCATTGGGCCATATACACGTACAGTCCACTGGGCCCAAATAAAAGCCCAGCCCAGTCGAGGAGCCTGATTTTGAGGCCCATATTGACCATTTTGGATTCACCTTCACGTGTGCATTTTGCTCTTTTGGATGTTGATGGGATTTGAGAAGCCACTCATGAGCCCATAACCCCTACGATAAGCGCGACCTTTCGGTTGCGTGCTCGCACGagcataaatttattagacataaattaagaatttaaaagtttattttattaatttgttcgTTTATTTAACGggattaaatttgtttataattaattttggaaaatttaaaGCTGAATTTGAATATGACTTAAATGGATTGATATGGGTATGGTTCAAaaaaattttgagatgaaGAAATTTGGAGTTATTAAGTTACAAGGCAGAAACACAGTCAGCAATTAGTCAGATTCCTATCCAAATAACGTTCTTTCAGAATACCAACAATTTTGCCGCGCGTTTCAACGGCCGACAGCTGTTTCTCTAAATCCACTGATGATTTCCCCACTCGCTTCCCCGCCGTGCGTGTTTTTCACGCGGAACTTAAACCGGCTGCGTGACTGAAACCCCCGGTTTTTGAATTGAGTGGCGCGTGGAGAGTTTACGCTTCGTGGCGCGCGAAA
The Cucurbita pepo subsp. pepo cultivar mu-cu-16 chromosome LG16, ASM280686v2, whole genome shotgun sequence genome window above contains:
- the LOC111777874 gene encoding transcription factor FER-LIKE IRON DEFICIENCY-INDUCED TRANSCRIPTION FACTOR, with product MEHVGKHLMMNINEFELQDFIHGDNFDQYVNLIRGGSENPIFDNLDLDFMNVDNRLDPSAEYILDSNIVMNSDPNSLFSSLESFNSIMKEVENEDEDEDDTSVENSSVTTSKKSKVDRSRTLISERRRRGRMKEKLYALRSLVPNITKMDKASIVGDAVLYVKELQVQAKKLKAEISVLESSINETQTSHRGQNHKKIVQTSHSGQFLPCKIIQLDVFQVEERGFYLRLVCKMGERVAMSLYKVLESLTSFSIQSSNLASASDRFILTATINVRNCEMDMNLPNLKLWLTGALLNHGFEF